One Cohnella candidum genomic region harbors:
- a CDS encoding response regulator transcription factor, whose translation MYRVLIVDDEPLIREGLKTIVDWEESGFEVVGTATDAMDALQKLPSCKPDLIIIDIRMPGMDGIQLMRTIQGQYRPSPRFLVLSGHADFDYARAALQMRADGYLLKPVDEDELIDHLVRLKRLMDEEDLADRQIVGKRIEQLLAGEERDIEAFDLTGWDRPAYEVLLVKLQNRTEIEASTVAHIKSRLMETFDASGSGTVFSMDPYLGILLGGTGTPAEEGRAHQAAYEGIAAACREYGVDFTAVSGGAVRDPREMGSSYRRALELMAHRFVYEGGRIHDREPQTDRESGFDRAVTEEKIYLALDLGNAEGVEALIREAGTAMLSSGMSETYIKTAFVQMMTNVIGKLAQSNPEFREKSETFSTELFDAYAEYRYYALLDRLCSLGAAMAGKLNAYGTDKQIRKLLDLIHRNYHENLKLETLAEVFNYNSSYLGKLLKNATGESFNTYLDKVRIGKAKEFLDQGMKVYQVAEKVGYSNVDYFHSKFRKYVGTSPSAYRKQSDGDL comes from the coding sequence ATGTATAGAGTGCTGATCGTGGATGACGAGCCGCTGATCCGCGAAGGGTTGAAGACGATCGTCGATTGGGAGGAGTCCGGATTCGAGGTCGTGGGTACCGCGACCGACGCCATGGACGCGCTGCAGAAGCTTCCGTCGTGCAAGCCGGATCTGATCATCATCGATATTCGAATGCCCGGCATGGACGGCATCCAGCTCATGCGGACGATTCAGGGCCAATACCGGCCGAGTCCCCGATTCCTCGTCTTGAGCGGACACGCGGATTTCGATTACGCCCGGGCCGCTTTGCAGATGAGGGCGGACGGGTACTTGCTGAAGCCCGTTGACGAGGATGAGCTGATCGACCATCTGGTTCGGCTGAAACGGCTGATGGACGAAGAAGACCTGGCGGACCGGCAGATCGTCGGCAAGCGGATCGAGCAGCTGTTGGCCGGGGAAGAGAGAGATATCGAGGCTTTCGATCTGACCGGATGGGATCGCCCGGCGTACGAGGTCCTTCTCGTGAAGCTGCAGAACCGCACGGAAATCGAAGCTTCGACCGTCGCCCACATCAAGTCGAGGTTGATGGAGACGTTCGACGCGTCCGGCTCCGGAACCGTGTTCTCGATGGATCCGTACTTGGGCATCCTCCTTGGCGGAACCGGAACTCCGGCGGAAGAAGGACGCGCACATCAGGCGGCCTATGAGGGCATCGCGGCCGCATGCCGGGAATATGGCGTCGATTTTACCGCGGTATCGGGCGGCGCGGTCCGCGATCCTCGCGAGATGGGAAGCTCTTACCGCCGTGCTCTGGAGCTCATGGCGCATCGGTTCGTCTACGAGGGCGGGCGGATCCATGACCGGGAGCCGCAGACGGATCGGGAAAGCGGATTCGACCGGGCGGTGACGGAAGAGAAAATCTACTTGGCGCTCGATCTGGGGAACGCGGAAGGCGTCGAGGCGCTCATCCGAGAAGCCGGAACGGCGATGCTGTCGTCGGGCATGTCCGAAACGTACATCAAGACGGCGTTCGTGCAGATGATGACGAACGTGATCGGGAAGCTGGCGCAAAGCAACCCGGAATTCCGCGAGAAAAGCGAGACTTTTTCTACCGAATTGTTCGATGCCTACGCCGAGTACCGATATTACGCGCTGCTCGACCGGCTGTGCTCGCTGGGCGCCGCGATGGCCGGGAAGCTCAACGCGTACGGGACGGACAAGCAGATCCGCAAGCTGCTCGACCTGATCCACCGCAACTACCACGAGAACCTGAAGCTGGAGACGCTGGCCGAAGTGTTCAATTACAACAGCTCCTATCTCGGCAAGCTGCTAAAGAACGCCACAGGGGAATCGTTCAATACGTACCTGGACAAAGTGCGCATCGGGAAGGCGAAGGAATTCCTCGACCAAGGCATGAAAGTGTATCAGGTCGCGGAGAAGGTCGGCTACTCCAACGTGGACTATTTTCATAGCAAATTCCGCAAGTACGTCGGGACCTCCCCATCCGCGTACCGCAAACAATCTGACGGCGACCTGTAA
- a CDS encoding ABC transporter permease: MKAVSAVAAANTAAPGTARPKKSSFWKVALRNRYLYAMSLPFVIWVFVFSYYPLWGWLIAFQRWKPGKSIWEQKWVGFDQFKTLFHDDLFYQVMRNTLAMSLMGLVAVFTVPILFAVMLNEFKSMFFKRAVQTISYLPHFVSWAVATSIITRMLSSDNGVVNDVLMALGLIREPVQWMGQGHLFWGIVTVSDVWKETGWNAIIYLAAMAGIGPELYEAAKVDGASRLRQIWHITLPGIRSTIIVLLILSIGHLISIGFEKQFLLGNNLVRDYSQVLDLYSLQYGLQMSRYSFGTAINIFNSVVSVILLFAANGLFKRITKESIM; encoded by the coding sequence ATGAAAGCGGTATCAGCCGTCGCCGCCGCGAATACGGCAGCCCCGGGTACAGCGAGACCGAAGAAGAGCAGCTTCTGGAAGGTCGCGCTCCGGAATCGTTATCTGTACGCGATGTCCCTGCCATTCGTCATCTGGGTGTTCGTGTTCAGCTACTATCCGCTGTGGGGCTGGCTGATCGCGTTCCAGAGATGGAAGCCGGGCAAGTCGATCTGGGAACAGAAATGGGTCGGTTTCGACCAGTTCAAAACGCTGTTCCACGACGATCTGTTCTACCAAGTCATGCGCAACACCCTCGCCATGAGCTTGATGGGTTTGGTCGCCGTTTTCACGGTTCCGATTCTGTTCGCCGTCATGCTCAACGAATTCAAAAGCATGTTTTTCAAAAGGGCCGTCCAGACGATCTCATACTTGCCCCATTTCGTCTCGTGGGCGGTCGCGACCAGCATTATCACCAGGATGCTGTCGAGCGACAACGGCGTCGTGAACGACGTGCTCATGGCGCTCGGGTTGATCCGAGAACCGGTTCAGTGGATGGGACAAGGCCATCTGTTCTGGGGCATCGTCACCGTATCCGACGTGTGGAAGGAGACAGGCTGGAACGCGATCATTTACCTGGCCGCGATGGCGGGCATCGGTCCCGAGCTGTACGAAGCGGCCAAGGTGGACGGCGCGAGCCGCCTGCGCCAGATCTGGCACATTACGCTGCCGGGCATTCGATCCACGATCATCGTGCTCCTGATCCTGTCGATCGGCCACTTGATCAGCATCGGTTTCGAAAAACAATTCCTGCTCGGCAACAACCTGGTCCGGGATTACTCCCAAGTGCTGGATCTGTATTCGCTGCAATACGGTCTGCAAATGAGCCGCTATTCGTTCGGCACGGCCATCAACATTTTCAACTCCGTCGTCAGCGTGATCCTGCTGTTCGCCGCCAACGGACTGTTCAAGCGGATCACCAAAGAAAGCATCATGTAA
- a CDS encoding carbohydrate ABC transporter permease → MAAKRMTRGAPLSDRVLDAVIVIVMLFVVIVTLYPFLNVLALSFNDSTDSVRGGITIIPREFTLKNYSIIFSFSGLVTGFKISVLRTVVGTILGLISASMLAYTLARPDFQGRKFVSTYLAITMYVSAGLIPFYLLIKDLHMMNTFAVYVLPGLVSAFNVFIIRSFIDGIPYALQESAKIDGANDFTIYWRVVLPMSTPALATIALFLAVGQWNAWFDTFLYNGSSDNLTTLQYELTKVLLSTTSGNNGDYRNTNITQVLATVSPESVKMAITIVVTVPILLVYPFLQRYFVKGMTLGAVKG, encoded by the coding sequence ATGGCCGCCAAACGAATGACGAGAGGGGCTCCCCTGTCCGACCGCGTGCTCGACGCCGTCATCGTGATCGTGATGTTGTTCGTCGTGATCGTGACGCTGTACCCGTTCCTGAACGTGCTCGCGCTCTCGTTCAACGATTCGACGGACAGCGTCAGGGGAGGCATCACGATCATCCCCCGGGAGTTCACGCTGAAAAACTACAGCATCATTTTCTCGTTTAGCGGGCTCGTCACCGGTTTCAAGATTTCGGTGCTCCGAACCGTCGTCGGCACGATCCTGGGCCTGATCAGCGCTTCGATGCTCGCCTATACGCTGGCCCGCCCGGATTTCCAGGGACGCAAATTCGTCTCCACGTATTTGGCGATCACGATGTACGTGTCCGCGGGCCTCATCCCGTTCTATCTGCTGATCAAGGACCTGCACATGATGAACACGTTCGCGGTTTACGTACTTCCCGGCCTCGTCAGCGCGTTTAACGTATTCATCATCCGGTCGTTCATCGACGGAATCCCTTATGCGCTGCAGGAATCGGCCAAGATCGACGGCGCCAACGATTTCACGATCTATTGGCGGGTCGTCCTGCCGATGTCGACGCCAGCGCTTGCGACGATCGCGTTGTTCCTGGCGGTCGGACAGTGGAACGCCTGGTTCGATACGTTCCTTTACAACGGTTCCAGCGATAACCTGACGACCTTGCAGTACGAGCTGACGAAGGTACTGCTCAGTACGACCTCAGGCAACAACGGGGATTACCGCAACACGAACATCACGCAGGTACTGGCTACGGTTTCGCCGGAGTCCGTCAAAATGGCGATCACGATCGTCGTCACCGTGCCGATTCTGCTCGTCTATCCGTTCTTGCAGCGGTATTTCGTCAAAGGCATGACGCTTGGCGCCGTTAAAGGTTAA
- a CDS encoding ABC transporter substrate-binding protein, protein MAKQRKWPVLLMSTALIAGLLAGCSGKGNNGAGTSGNAASGSASPSASASAPAEDLKPLKLTYYSEDPNPNWANMQDETGKVITEKTGITLDAEFAVGDAVQKSALIATSGKYPDLISAKNSISKFVDAGAVIDLTDLIDKYGPHLKKVYGDQMKRLRYSNDDPSIYVLPSYAGVGQTYFEAGGGFELQHRVAKELGYPKIRTVQDFENAIKQYLAKHPTDEKGNKNIGLTLNADDWHMYISVTNPAFLTTGGADDGEFNIDVETQKVTYHFLRPEEKEYFRWLNHMNAEGLLDKESFVQKYDQYKAKVASGRVLGLIDQLWDYADGEKALKAEGKFDQAYGHYPVTLNENFKDTSFWPTGFMAGNGVSISKTNPDPVRTIKFLDWLASDEGQVLINWGIEGKHYTVENGKRVMIKEVNDRRINDGTNFQKETGIGNYTLLSAHYGDGVKDPTGNYYTLKFPEQLVNDYSDVEKEVLKNYGATIWKDLFPKEEEFKIKLWGAAWNIPVPSDSDSTVIEEKLKNITWKMIPKAILAKPEEFDALWDDYVAQLEKADVHKAEQLREQLVKDRVKLWNE, encoded by the coding sequence ATGGCAAAACAAAGAAAATGGCCTGTCTTGCTCATGAGCACCGCGCTGATCGCCGGTTTGCTTGCGGGCTGCTCCGGCAAGGGCAACAACGGTGCCGGTACGAGCGGCAACGCCGCATCCGGTTCCGCAAGCCCTTCGGCATCGGCATCCGCGCCGGCCGAGGATTTGAAACCGCTCAAGCTGACGTATTACAGCGAGGACCCGAACCCGAACTGGGCGAACATGCAGGACGAGACGGGCAAAGTCATTACCGAGAAAACCGGCATCACGCTCGACGCGGAATTCGCCGTCGGCGACGCCGTGCAGAAGTCGGCCCTGATCGCGACCAGCGGCAAATACCCCGACCTTATCAGCGCAAAGAACAGCATCAGCAAATTCGTCGACGCCGGCGCCGTCATCGACTTGACCGACTTGATCGACAAATACGGACCCCACCTCAAAAAAGTATACGGGGACCAGATGAAACGCCTGCGCTACAGCAATGACGATCCTTCCATTTACGTTCTGCCCAGCTATGCGGGCGTAGGCCAGACTTATTTCGAAGCCGGCGGCGGATTCGAGCTGCAACACCGCGTCGCGAAAGAGCTCGGCTATCCGAAAATCCGTACGGTGCAGGATTTCGAGAACGCGATCAAGCAATACTTGGCCAAACACCCAACCGACGAGAAAGGGAACAAGAACATCGGCCTGACGCTGAACGCGGACGACTGGCACATGTATATCTCCGTTACGAACCCGGCTTTCCTGACGACCGGCGGCGCGGATGACGGCGAATTCAACATCGACGTCGAGACGCAGAAAGTAACGTACCACTTTCTTCGTCCGGAGGAAAAGGAATACTTCCGCTGGCTGAACCATATGAACGCGGAAGGGCTGCTGGACAAAGAAAGCTTCGTGCAGAAGTACGACCAGTACAAGGCGAAAGTCGCTTCCGGCCGCGTGCTCGGCTTGATCGACCAGCTGTGGGATTACGCGGACGGCGAGAAAGCGCTGAAAGCGGAAGGCAAGTTCGACCAAGCTTACGGCCATTATCCGGTTACGTTAAACGAGAACTTCAAAGATACTTCTTTCTGGCCGACGGGCTTCATGGCGGGCAACGGCGTCTCGATTTCCAAGACGAATCCGGATCCGGTCCGCACGATCAAGTTCCTCGATTGGCTCGCTTCCGACGAAGGCCAAGTGCTGATCAACTGGGGCATCGAAGGCAAGCACTACACCGTCGAGAACGGCAAACGCGTCATGATCAAAGAAGTCAACGACCGCCGCATCAACGACGGCACCAATTTCCAGAAGGAAACGGGCATCGGCAACTATACGCTGCTCTCCGCTCACTACGGAGACGGCGTGAAGGATCCGACGGGCAACTATTACACGCTGAAATTCCCGGAACAGCTGGTGAACGATTACAGCGACGTGGAGAAAGAAGTGCTGAAGAATTACGGCGCGACGATCTGGAAAGACCTGTTCCCCAAAGAAGAAGAATTCAAAATCAAACTGTGGGGAGCGGCGTGGAACATCCCGGTCCCGTCCGACAGCGATTCGACGGTCATCGAGGAGAAACTGAAGAACATCACCTGGAAGATGATCCCGAAGGCGATTCTCGCCAAGCCGGAAGAGTTCGATGCCTTGTGGGACGATTATGTCGCCCAGTTGGAGAAAGCGGACGTGCACAAAGCGGAGCAGCTTCGCGAACAGCTCGTCAAAGACCGAGTTAAGCTGTGGAACGAATAA
- a CDS encoding GNAT family N-acetyltransferase, which yields MAEIRQLKADEFEERMKLSQFAFQFQIPADQMEVRRAAFHPEWDYGLFSDDGRLLSALLLIPFEAWVQGRKFKMGGVAGVASWPDARRQGGVAGLLSHAFETMKREGQSLSMLHPFSFPFYRKFGYEFTIERKNYTLETKYLPARKETPGTVRIVDKDFALLAPVYEAYASRYDGTLSRDGEWWKNRVMNKPGLAAVYYDENGKPQGYVLYEVADKVLKVHDWAELTEDARIGLWSYIGNHDSMIRELKITVPADDGLPFLVPDPRFKQEIEPYFMSRIVDAPGFVAQYPFKPSSGGAADEVVLRIEDAQAPWNAGTFRLCVDSEGIGSLERVADDGVRRDGDGVTAIDIAALTAMLVGGRRPGFLQRAGRLQAPEAALAALERRVPWQTPYLADFF from the coding sequence ATGGCAGAGATTCGGCAGTTAAAGGCAGACGAATTCGAGGAACGGATGAAACTGTCGCAGTTCGCGTTCCAATTCCAAATTCCTGCGGACCAGATGGAAGTACGCAGGGCCGCGTTCCACCCGGAATGGGACTACGGCTTGTTCTCGGACGACGGCAGGCTGCTGTCCGCGCTGCTGCTGATTCCGTTCGAAGCCTGGGTGCAGGGACGTAAATTCAAGATGGGAGGCGTGGCCGGCGTCGCTTCCTGGCCGGATGCGCGGCGGCAGGGCGGAGTCGCCGGCCTGCTCTCGCATGCGTTCGAGACGATGAAGCGGGAGGGGCAAAGCCTCAGCATGCTGCATCCGTTCTCGTTCCCCTTCTACCGGAAGTTCGGCTACGAATTCACGATCGAGCGCAAGAACTACACGCTCGAGACCAAGTATCTGCCCGCGCGGAAGGAAACGCCCGGCACTGTACGTATCGTGGACAAGGATTTCGCGCTTCTCGCTCCGGTGTACGAAGCCTACGCTTCGCGTTACGACGGGACGTTGTCCCGCGACGGAGAGTGGTGGAAGAACCGGGTGATGAACAAGCCCGGTCTTGCGGCGGTCTATTACGACGAGAACGGGAAGCCGCAGGGTTATGTGTTGTACGAGGTGGCGGATAAGGTGCTCAAGGTGCACGACTGGGCGGAACTGACGGAGGACGCGCGGATCGGCCTGTGGAGCTACATAGGGAACCATGATTCCATGATTCGGGAGCTGAAGATCACCGTCCCGGCGGACGACGGCCTGCCGTTCCTCGTGCCGGATCCCCGGTTCAAGCAGGAGATCGAGCCCTACTTCATGTCGCGGATCGTGGATGCGCCGGGTTTCGTCGCGCAGTATCCGTTCAAGCCTTCAAGCGGCGGCGCTGCGGATGAGGTGGTTCTTCGCATCGAAGACGCCCAAGCTCCGTGGAATGCGGGCACTTTCAGGCTATGTGTGGATTCGGAAGGAATCGGATCTCTTGAGCGGGTTGCGGATGACGGGGTAAGGCGGGACGGAGACGGAGTCACGGCCATCGACATCGCGGCGTTGACGGCGATGCTCGTGGGAGGACGCAGGCCCGGGTTCCTTCAACGCGCCGGCAGGCTGCAAGCGCCGGAGGCGGCGCTGGCCGCGCTTGAGCGTCGAGTGCCGTGGCAAACTCCGTACTTGGCGGACTTTTTCTGA
- the secG gene encoding preprotein translocase subunit SecG: MEIFFKVVLVIFSLGLIAVVLLQRGKSAGLSGAISGGAEHLFGKQKARGLDLFLQRLTVVLAAGFFILALVVAYFVNR; encoded by the coding sequence TTGGAAATTTTCTTTAAGGTCGTATTGGTCATTTTCTCGCTGGGCCTGATCGCCGTCGTTCTGCTGCAGCGCGGCAAGAGCGCGGGTCTGTCGGGTGCCATCTCCGGCGGTGCTGAGCACCTGTTCGGTAAGCAGAAAGCCCGCGGTTTGGATTTGTTCCTGCAGCGGCTCACGGTCGTACTGGCGGCTGGATTCTTCATCCTGGCCCTGGTCGTGGCTTATTTCGTGAATCGTTAA
- the rnr gene encoding ribonuclease R — protein MCTEQELLDFMRETAYKPMTYQELEKHFGIDNAEDFKDFLRLLTEMEQDGKILRTRTERYGVPERMNLLRGRLQGHPKGFAFLIPDEPDHPDVYIHANDMKSAMNGDIVLVRVTGKSDNGQRMEGEIVRIVKRAVTQVVGLFQNHETFGFVVPDDKRINKDIFIRQENFKGAVTGQKVVANIIRYPEGRSAAEGEIIEVLGHKDDPGVDILSIIRKHGLPEGFPDDVMAEAEAAPDSITEDEIVRQGRRDLRNRVIVTIDGEDAKDLDDAVNVERLENGNWLLGVHIADVSYYVRENSKLDQEAYNRGCSVYLVDRVIPMLPHRLSNGICSLNPKVDRLTMSCEMEFDPRTMKRVRHDIFTSVIRTKERMTYTNVRKIVQDEDPEVMERYADLVDNFRLMKELALALRGSRMRRGAIDFDFQESKVIVDEQGKPVDIVKRERSIAEQMIEEFMLAANETVAEHFHWLKVPFLYRIHEEPDGEKLRHFMQFAGNFGYAVRGKGNSVHPRALQSLLEEIRGTKEETVISTMMLRSMKQAKYDAESLGHFGLAAEFYSHFTSPIRRYPDLVIHRVMREVLENGGGGLPELRFDVLSGRMPDIAQQSSERERVAVDAERDTEKLKKAEFMLDKIGEEFSGIISGVTGFGMFVELDNTVEGLIRLSDLTDDYYHFHELQMALIGERTSKIYRIGDEVKIRVARVNMDDHTIDFEMVDMKHRSADRARWVDARAGGFGGGGGGRQRKKKRQGGGGFAASAQQGGPGAVGGREDRRAGESGAGKGRRGGGRGAGGRDKRVAEAIAAAPSGGDAGSAATQGGGRRQKRGAGGGNAAAPAVERASAAPAPAAAEKPPRGRGKKVDMWGLPVSGVGLKDDGGESEALAEMRKARRREGGGGGGGGRRKGGGAPSGGGSDAGGGGGSRPPRRRGKPKE, from the coding sequence ATGTGTACGGAACAGGAGCTGCTCGACTTCATGCGCGAGACGGCTTATAAACCCATGACGTACCAGGAGCTGGAGAAGCATTTTGGCATCGATAATGCCGAGGATTTCAAGGACTTTCTGCGTTTATTGACCGAGATGGAGCAGGACGGTAAAATCCTGCGTACCCGAACCGAGCGCTACGGCGTGCCGGAAAGGATGAATTTGCTTCGGGGACGTCTGCAAGGCCATCCCAAAGGCTTTGCCTTCTTGATTCCGGACGAGCCGGACCATCCGGACGTCTATATTCACGCGAACGACATGAAAAGCGCCATGAACGGCGATATCGTGCTCGTGCGCGTGACGGGTAAGAGCGACAACGGCCAGCGTATGGAAGGCGAAATCGTGCGGATCGTCAAGCGCGCGGTCACGCAGGTCGTCGGCCTGTTCCAGAACCATGAAACGTTCGGGTTCGTCGTGCCGGACGACAAGCGGATCAACAAGGACATTTTCATCCGCCAGGAGAACTTCAAGGGTGCGGTCACCGGCCAAAAGGTCGTGGCCAACATCATCCGCTATCCCGAAGGGCGGTCTGCCGCCGAAGGCGAAATCATCGAAGTGCTTGGGCACAAAGACGACCCGGGCGTCGATATTCTGAGCATTATCCGCAAGCATGGACTGCCGGAAGGCTTTCCTGACGACGTCATGGCCGAAGCCGAAGCCGCGCCGGACTCCATTACGGAGGATGAAATCGTGCGCCAAGGCCGGCGCGATCTGCGCAACCGCGTCATTGTGACGATCGACGGCGAAGACGCGAAGGACTTGGACGACGCGGTCAACGTGGAACGGCTCGAAAACGGCAACTGGCTGCTGGGCGTCCACATCGCGGACGTCAGCTATTACGTGCGCGAGAACTCCAAGCTGGATCAAGAAGCCTACAACCGGGGTTGCAGCGTTTATTTGGTCGATCGGGTCATCCCGATGCTGCCGCACCGGCTGTCGAACGGCATCTGTTCGCTCAATCCGAAAGTGGACAGGCTGACGATGTCCTGCGAAATGGAATTCGATCCCCGCACGATGAAGCGGGTCCGGCATGATATTTTCACGAGCGTGATCCGTACCAAAGAACGGATGACCTATACGAACGTGCGCAAAATCGTCCAGGACGAAGATCCGGAAGTGATGGAGCGTTACGCCGACCTCGTCGACAACTTCCGGCTGATGAAGGAGCTTGCGTTGGCGCTGAGGGGCAGCCGGATGCGCCGGGGCGCGATCGACTTCGACTTCCAGGAGTCGAAGGTCATCGTGGACGAGCAGGGCAAACCGGTCGATATCGTCAAAAGGGAGCGCTCGATCGCGGAACAGATGATCGAGGAGTTCATGCTGGCGGCGAACGAGACGGTGGCGGAGCATTTCCATTGGCTGAAGGTGCCGTTCCTGTACCGGATCCACGAGGAGCCGGACGGGGAGAAGCTGCGGCACTTCATGCAGTTCGCGGGCAACTTCGGCTATGCGGTGCGCGGCAAGGGTAACTCCGTGCATCCGCGAGCGTTGCAGTCGCTGCTGGAGGAAATCCGCGGCACGAAGGAAGAGACCGTCATCAGCACGATGATGCTGCGGTCCATGAAGCAGGCGAAATACGACGCCGAGAGCTTGGGACACTTTGGGCTGGCGGCGGAGTTCTATTCGCACTTCACCTCGCCGATCCGGCGCTATCCTGACCTCGTCATCCACCGGGTGATGCGAGAGGTGCTCGAGAACGGCGGAGGCGGCTTGCCCGAGCTTCGGTTCGACGTCCTGTCGGGCCGGATGCCGGACATCGCGCAGCAGTCGTCCGAGCGCGAACGCGTGGCGGTCGACGCGGAGCGCGACACGGAGAAGCTGAAGAAAGCCGAGTTCATGCTGGATAAGATCGGCGAGGAATTCAGCGGCATCATCAGCGGCGTGACCGGGTTCGGCATGTTCGTGGAACTGGACAACACCGTTGAAGGTCTTATCCGGCTGAGCGATCTGACGGATGACTACTACCATTTCCACGAGCTGCAAATGGCGCTGATCGGGGAACGTACGTCGAAGATCTATCGCATCGGCGACGAAGTGAAAATCCGCGTGGCGCGCGTGAACATGGACGACCATACGATCGATTTCGAGATGGTCGACATGAAGCACCGCAGCGCGGATCGGGCGCGCTGGGTGGATGCGCGCGCCGGAGGTTTCGGCGGTGGCGGCGGAGGCCGCCAGCGCAAGAAGAAGCGCCAGGGCGGCGGCGGGTTCGCCGCCTCGGCGCAGCAGGGCGGCCCGGGCGCAGTGGGCGGCCGCGAGGATCGCCGCGCCGGCGAGAGCGGCGCGGGCAAGGGCCGGCGCGGCGGCGGGCGTGGCGCCGGCGGGCGCGATAAGCGCGTCGCGGAAGCGATCGCGGCCGCGCCGAGCGGAGGCGACGCCGGGTCCGCGGCGACGCAGGGCGGCGGGCGCCGGCAGAAGCGCGGCGCCGGCGGCGGCAACGCCGCTGCCCCCGCGGTCGAGCGCGCGAGCGCCGCGCCTGCACCGGCAGCGGCTGAAAAGCCGCCGCGCGGTCGGGGCAAGAAGGTCGACATGTGGGGACTCCCCGTGTCGGGCGTGGGCCTGAAGGACGACGGCGGCGAGAGCGAAGCGCTCGCCGAAATGCGCAAAGCCAGACGCCGCGAAGGCGGCGGTGGCGGTGGAGGCGGTCGCCGCAAAGGCGGCGGAGCTCCATCCGGCGGCGGCTCGGATGCCGGCGGTGGTGGCGGCAGCAGACCGCCGAGAAGAAGAGGCAAACCGAAAGAATAA
- a CDS encoding cold-shock protein, whose translation MQTGTVKWFNADKGFGFIEVEGGSDVFVHFSAIQGEGFKTLDEGQRVQFNVAQGNRGPQAENVVKL comes from the coding sequence ATGCAAACAGGAACAGTTAAATGGTTTAACGCGGACAAAGGCTTCGGCTTTATCGAAGTGGAAGGCGGAAGCGATGTTTTCGTCCATTTCAGCGCCATTCAAGGCGAAGGCTTTAAAACGCTTGATGAAGGACAACGCGTGCAATTCAATGTAGCCCAAGGAAATCGCGGGCCGCAAGCCGAGAATGTAGTCAAACTGTAA
- a CDS encoding cold-shock protein → MAYRGKPIEELQHVETVIWTCVNEDCKGWVRDNFAFAKEPVCHLCQSPMVRSVKMLPELINTNKDMKSKKQGIQIS, encoded by the coding sequence ATGGCTTATCGAGGCAAACCGATCGAAGAACTCCAACATGTAGAAACGGTGATATGGACCTGCGTCAATGAGGATTGCAAGGGCTGGGTCAGGGATAATTTCGCATTCGCCAAGGAGCCGGTTTGCCATCTTTGTCAATCCCCCATGGTGAGAAGCGTGAAGATGCTGCCGGAGCTTATCAATACGAACAAAGACATGAAGTCCAAGAAACAAGGCATTCAGATATCGTAA
- the pyrB gene encoding aspartate carbamoyltransferase has translation MDRSLYHVLGAKQFDRAELDRLFAASKEMEGVVAAGGDKRLSGRIMTTLFFEASTRTRLSFESAMNRLGGSVIGTENAAQFSSAIKGETLEDTIRIITGYSDVIVMRHTEIGAAKRAAKVAGIPVINAGDGAGEHPTQALLDAYTIQKEFGRIDGLKIAMVGDLTYGRTVHSLSYILANYQDVMVYYIAPENVQIPSYVKQYMDEKGIRYQETNDLNAVAGSVDVVYQTRIQKERFPSVEEYEKAAGKYIIDAALMDRMRKEAIVLHPLPRAGEITEEVDADPRAAYFRQAHNGLYIRMALIAKCLNMAD, from the coding sequence ATGGATCGGAGTTTGTATCATGTACTGGGTGCGAAGCAGTTCGACCGGGCGGAGCTGGACCGGTTGTTCGCGGCTTCGAAGGAGATGGAGGGCGTCGTCGCGGCAGGCGGGGACAAGCGGCTGTCTGGACGGATCATGACGACGTTGTTCTTCGAAGCGAGCACGCGTACGCGGCTGTCGTTCGAGTCGGCGATGAACCGGTTGGGCGGCAGCGTCATCGGGACGGAGAACGCCGCACAATTCTCGTCGGCGATCAAGGGCGAGACGCTCGAAGACACCATTCGGATCATCACCGGTTACAGCGACGTCATCGTCATGCGGCATACCGAGATCGGCGCGGCCAAGCGTGCGGCTAAGGTCGCCGGCATTCCGGTCATAAACGCCGGGGACGGCGCGGGCGAGCACCCCACGCAGGCGCTGTTGGACGCATACACCATCCAGAAGGAGTTCGGCCGCATCGACGGGCTCAAAATCGCGATGGTCGGCGATCTCACGTACGGACGGACGGTCCACTCTCTCAGCTACATTTTAGCGAATTACCAAGACGTCATGGTGTACTACATCGCGCCGGAAAACGTGCAAATTCCGAGCTACGTGAAGCAGTACATGGATGAGAAGGGTATAAGATATCAAGAGACCAACGATCTGAACGCGGTGGCCGGCTCGGTCGACGTCGTGTATCAGACTCGAATCCAGAAGGAACGTTTTCCGTCGGTTGAGGAGTATGAGAAAGCCGCGGGCAAATACATCATCGACGCGGCGTTGATGGACCGCATGCGCAAGGAGGCCATCGTGCTTCACCCGCTGCCGCGCGCCGGCGAGATTACGGAGGAAGTGGACGCGGATCCGAGGGCGGCGTACTTCCGCCAGGCGCACAACGGATTGTACATTCGAATGGCGCTCATCGCCAAGTGTCTCAATATGGCGGACTGA